Genomic DNA from Pedosphaera parvula Ellin514:
TCGACGCGGGCCACAAAATCCCAATGATGCTGCTTATCGTAGGCCACGGTTCCCACGGTTCGAATTGTGCGCTGCAATGGCTTGTTTGTGGCAACTGCATACGTGACGCCGATCGACTGTTGACGCTCCATGGGGATTGCAAACTCCTGCATTGACCTGTAACTGGAATCAGCGTTTGTGGCCGCAATCTGATCCCTTTGCCCCGCTGCCGGTTCGGCCAACATCCGTGCATGCTCATGGCCTGCCTGATCCATCGTTGACTGATTTGTTTGTCCCTTTTTCAGGACCGGTATCAGATTCATGCCGCAGATGGGGCACTTGGCATCTGGATCGAGCAGGTGGACCGAGGGATGCATGCTGCAGGTGTAGTAATCGACATTGCCCGGTTTAGATTCTTTTCGTGGAGAGCACGAAGTCACGAAAAGTATGAAGCCAGTGAGCAGCAGCAATGCTGCGCCCCACCTCGTAATTGGTAAGTCTCTGCGAATTATCCTGCAAAATGGTTTGAAATTATTCATGGTAATCCGTGGGGTAAGCGTTCGTGTTGCCGGTGGAAAGTGATGGATCAACTCCTATCAAGGCTTCCAATTCGGCGCGGGCCGATAGATAATCATACAAGTGAGTCCAATACATGGATTCCGAATCTTCCAGCGTGCGCTGTGCTTCGATGAGATTCAAAAAGCTTGCTTTGTCAGTTTCGTAGCTCAGCCGCGTGGCAGTGACGGTTTGTTCAGCCAGTGGGATGATTTTGGTATGAAAAAGCTCGGTGTGGTGATGGAAGGTTTCGATGCGTTTTAATTGATCTCTCAGGCGACCAAGCGTTTCTGTTCGAAGAGAGTCCAACTCTTGCTCGGAGCTTTCCAAAAGTTTCTGTTTTTCCCGAATGGCTGCCGAGTACTTTTTATGGTTGAACCAGGGAAGATTAAAGCTGAAGCCAACGACTACTTCGCTGATTGCCTGGGAAGCCTCGTTATACTGGCTTGCTTCGACCCGCAGGCTTGGTTCAGGAATCCAGCCTCTTTTTGCGATTTCCACCTGCGCCTGGGCCGCTTCAATCTTCTTTGCTGCGATCAGCAGTTCGGGTCGATGCTTCAATGCCAGCTCATTCAGAGTTTGTGGCGACCAATCTGTGGATGCAAAAGTGATATTCGCCGGCTGGGGCAGGGGAGAGTGAGCTGGCCGATTCATGAGGACATTGAGCTCCGTTTCCGCCTCGGAAATCTGCCGCTCGAAATCAAACTTGTTTTCTTCCAGTTTACCCAACTCTGTCTCTGCATTCAGAACGTCGGATTGCGGTCTATTTCCGACTTCGTATTTGTTACGGGTGATTTCCGCATACTGTTTCAGCAGGGCGGCATTCTTCCGATTCAGCGCCAACTGTTTGTAAGCATTGGCCAGCCGGTAAAAAGCAGTTTTCGCCCTGGCTATGAGATCCAGTTCCTTTCGCGTGGAGTCCGCCAGGGCTGAAGCGACATCGGTCTCTGCGATTTTCGTCTGAAGCCGGTTTATTCCGGCGAGAGGAAGCGTCTGCTCTGCCGCATACTTATAATCTGTAAATGAATTTGGCGGAACAGACACGAATCGGCCTGCGGTGGCATCCACTCCCACCCGGGGATCCTGCCATGCTCTCGCCTGGGGAATCCGCTCCTGCATCGCTTCCCAGCGGGCATGTGCCGCTTTGAGCGACGGATTATTACTCAGGACCTGGCTGACGACCTGCTCGATTGAAAGCCGATGGGCAGCATCCGGGACGATTTCATGGTTGGTTTCTTGTGCGGCCATTCCTTGCCATGGAAACAAGGCCAGCAGGGCAAAAATTAAATTACTTTTAAAATTCATGGATTCCTTTCATCACGCTGAGAACAATTCCGGACGGTAAAGTGCCGGGATTCAGGCCGAAATGGCCAATGCGAGTACGTTATGAGCCCGATGCGGGCACACTACGTGCGTGAAGAAGGAATCAGATCAGATAGATGCAGTCCCGTTTGTGAAGAGGGACGACCTGGGCTTGGAGAGGCGCAAAGGAAGAGGCGCGGGAATGGATCGAGGCAGGCGCAGGTGCCAGTGCAATGACCTTGGCGAGCACCGCCAGCAGGAATTGAGACTGGAAATTCTGAGAAACGGGCTGCGCTGGAGATGCCGGTTGCGAAATGGGAGCGGCGTTGCGAACGCAGCACGGCAATTTGCAACCGGAGCAGTCACATTTCGGGGAAGCTGAAATTGCCGATCGAGCTGCAGAAACACCCTGGGTCAGTGCCATCAGCATACTGAGCAAAATGATCAGGGTGATTTTCATGGGGTAAACTAAATTGTTTACTTCTTGGCGCTCTTTTCCGCGTCATCAATCTTCTTCAGATATTTTGCGGGTTCTTTGTTGAAATCTTTGAGGCACGATTTACAGCAAAGCCTAACTTCACGTCCCGGGTCATTTTTATTATTCTTATCCTTGTAAGTGAAAATATAGGGATCACCCATGTCGCCGCCGAGTTTCTCATCGGAAACAACGCAAGTCTTTAAAGGATAGCTCTTGGAATCCTTCTTGGCATCCGCTGCCGGTCCGCTGGATGTAGTAATTAAAATTCCACCGAGTGCCGCTGTTAAAAGAGTTAATTTGAATGCTTTCATGTCGTTGGTCTTTCGAATGTCCTCATATTATACGATAAATCGCAAGAATGCATTCAAATTTCCAACGTAAAATTCCCCCGGATTTTACCTTCGCAAGAGCATAAAGTTAAGGCACTTGCGAAGCTATAATTCGATAATACTGGTTCAAAGAGCTGCCGGAAGGCGCGAACCACTCAGTTTCTGGAAACTTACCCGGGACGTTGCCTATCCGGTTAAGCGAATCCACGTTGGTCCCGCCCCATACCTGATAACTGTAATTCGCATTGCCCGGCCAGCTTAGCCTGATGATGTTCGAACTCCACTTTGCGAGCGACATGGTGAAAGGAATGTCAGCTGCCAGGGGATTCGTCCCCATGATTTGTTCCCGCATATTGTTATAGCCATCCTTGTCCGGATCATCCTTAGGACCATAAGCCAGAGTACCAAAGTGTGCCATTTCCCAATCATCATCCAATCCATCGTGGTCGCTGTCATTGATGGGCACTCCGTCAATGATGAGACCTGCGCTAAGAACGCTGCCAGTTGCCCCAGGCGATTCATCAGTGATGTAAAGTGTCCAGGTACCCGCACTACTCTCGAAGAAGTGATGCGTGGAATAATAAGTCCAATCCACCGGACCAGGATTCTCATCCCTGTTATAGCGTTGAAGGATACTACGGGTACCCTGTGGTGAAACCAATGTGATTCGCAAATCGCCGCGCAAAGGATGGTCAGTTTTTATCCGCACCCCCACGTGTTCGCAGAGCAGGGTTTCGGTTACGTTGAAACTGTAGTTTGTGGAGTTGAGACTGATCTGTCCCAGGACAGTTGGATTCGTCTTTATGATACCGATCAAATTCTGTCCATCGGTTCGTCCGATGAAAACTGCAGGAATCGGAACAAAGTCCGTGGCCGCCATGGCGCAAAGGGTGTCTCCACCACTGCAATTTGAGTTTGTGGAGTAAGCTGGATCATAATTATAAACGACGGCAAACGCCGCGCCAGCCTTGGCAGCCTGGCCAATGGAGAGGGAGAATGGCAGGGGGGAAGATCTTGTGCTGCGTTCAATCAAAACACCCTTGTTCGTAAAATTCCCGGAAAGAATAATGCTTTGTCCAATGTCCACCAATGGGAGGTTAAGGGTTGGGGCATCAGCGTGCGGTCCGATGCTGGGCAAGGCCATAATGGACGTTAATGTTGCCGGGATGTTTGTGCCGGAAATGAGCACTCGTAATCCGGCATCCGGAATTTCGCACTGATTAGTGGCGACGACCGTTACATGGCTGAGTGGCGGTCGACTGATCCAATTACGAGCCAGGTTCACGGCCACACCTGCATCCGGAATGCCAAAGCCGAGATTGTGACTCACCGCAAAGCCAGCCCCGTTGGTTCGCAGATCCGGATCTGCAAAGTCGAAATGGCGAGCTGATAAAATTAAAATCTGCTGAACATCCCTATAGGTAAGATTTGTGTTGGCTGATAAAATCAGGGCTGCGACTCCCGCAATCTGAGGGGCTGATGCAGAGGTGCCGTAAAAACCCG
This window encodes:
- a CDS encoding TolC family protein; its protein translation is MNFKSNLIFALLALFPWQGMAAQETNHEIVPDAAHRLSIEQVVSQVLSNNPSLKAAHARWEAMQERIPQARAWQDPRVGVDATAGRFVSVPPNSFTDYKYAAEQTLPLAGINRLQTKIAETDVASALADSTRKELDLIARAKTAFYRLANAYKQLALNRKNAALLKQYAEITRNKYEVGNRPQSDVLNAETELGKLEENKFDFERQISEAETELNVLMNRPAHSPLPQPANITFASTDWSPQTLNELALKHRPELLIAAKKIEAAQAQVEIAKRGWIPEPSLRVEASQYNEASQAISEVVVGFSFNLPWFNHKKYSAAIREKQKLLESSEQELDSLRTETLGRLRDQLKRIETFHHHTELFHTKIIPLAEQTVTATRLSYETDKASFLNLIEAQRTLEDSESMYWTHLYDYLSARAELEALIGVDPSLSTGNTNAYPTDYHE
- a CDS encoding S8 family serine peptidase — translated: MALQLDEGEVSRFSLKSAPKAWVKAWPQMVPPTLLNWEVEWSFNSKMARTSETYPSHPLQLSRSVATNLFILQAPDAITAAQEAHYLAGLPEVQAAYPVMQVPVSHNGTYATQPNDQYIFYQWNLEHRNGDGTSAGVDLNVRAAWPYSSGEGVTIAVGDCGIELNHPELVNRATGAPHFNFSNGSTNVTPFGSSLYWAHGTEVAGLALAEANNSIGVAGVAPKARLASWVIQNTNLLLVTDEQLMDMYQYESNKVSVQNHSWGIDGLETQQGIGPLQEIGISNAVTFGRNGKGIVMVRSAGNDRQIQASTDDDGYPSNPQVIAVSAVRIGGRVASYSEFGASILLAAPSGDPSNNEQGLFTTDLLGLGGANAVSNGPPNADLWDYVYPATGVPESGFYGTSASAPQIAGVAALILSANTNLTYRDVQQILILSARHFDFADPDLRTNGAGFAVSHNLGFGIPDAGVAVNLARNWISRPPLSHVTVVATNQCEIPDAGLRVLISGTNIPATLTSIMALPSIGPHADAPTLNLPLVDIGQSIILSGNFTNKGVLIERSTRSSPLPFSLSIGQAAKAGAAFAVVYNYDPAYSTNSNCSGGDTLCAMAATDFVPIPAVFIGRTDGQNLIGIIKTNPTVLGQISLNSTNYSFNVTETLLCEHVGVRIKTDHPLRGDLRITLVSPQGTRSILQRYNRDENPGPVDWTYYSTHHFFESSAGTWTLYITDESPGATGSVLSAGLIIDGVPINDSDHDGLDDDWEMAHFGTLAYGPKDDPDKDGYNNMREQIMGTNPLAADIPFTMSLAKWSSNIIRLSWPGNANYSYQVWGGTNVDSLNRIGNVPGKFPETEWFAPSGSSLNQYYRIIASQVP